The following coding sequences are from one Salvia hispanica cultivar TCC Black 2014 chromosome 3, UniMelb_Shisp_WGS_1.0, whole genome shotgun sequence window:
- the LOC125216262 gene encoding probable indole-3-pyruvate monooxygenase YUCCA4, with product MPCSKQQVNCVFHPGAIIVGAGPSGLAAAACLHSSGVAALLLERADCLASLWQRRTYDRLKLHLPRQFCELPLLNFPNFFPKYPSKHQFLSYLEHYARHFSIQPRFKQPVLDARFDALTGLWRVQTRDVLYVSRWLVVATGENAEPVIPEIHGLRSFQGPLLHTSAYRSGSQFSKHKVLVIGCGNSGMEVSLDLCRHRASPSIVVRNSVHILPREMWGVSTFSMAMVLLKWLPLKLVDKFLLVVANLTLGDTTRLGLRRPKTGPIQLKNATGKSPVLDVGALSLIKSGKIQVVEGVKEITKNGAKFCDGQEREFDSIILATGYKSNVPTWLKGEDFFTKEGMPKTPFPHSWKGENGLYAVGFTRRGLLGTSSDAVKIAKDIADQWRKINKRYLAKEIKLGSEIFGKIRENV from the exons ATGCCTTGTTCCAAACAGCAAGTGAATTGCGTTTTCCATCCCGGCGCCATCATCGTGGGCGCCGGCCCCTCCGGCCTGGCCGCGGCCGCCTGCCTCCACTCCAGCGGCGTCGCCGCCCTCCTCCTCGAGCGCGCCGACTGCCTGGCCTCCCTGTGGCAGCGCCGCACCTACGATCGCCTCAAGCTCCACCTCCCCCGCCAATTCTGCGAGCTCCCCCTCCTCAACTTCCCtaattttttccccaaatatCCCTCCAAGCACCAATTCCTCTCCTACCTGGAGCACTACGCCCGCCATTTCTCGATCCAGCCCCGATTCAAGCAGCCCGTGCTCGACGCCCGCTTCGACGCCCTCACCGGCCTCTGGAGGGTCCAGACGCGCGACGTGCTCTACGTGTCGCGGTGGCTCGTCGTCGCGACGGGAGAGAATGCCGAGCCCGTGATTCCGGAGATTCACGGCCTGCGGAGCTTTCAAGGCCCGCTTCTGCACACCAGCGCCTATCGGTCGGGCTCTCAGTTTTCAAAACACAAAGTTCTCGTAATCGGCTGTGGAAACTCCGGCATGGAAGTTAGCTTGGACCTTTGCCGCCACCGCGCCTCTCCCTCCATCGTTGTCAGGAATTCT gTTCATATTTTGCCGAGGGAAATGTGGGGAGTTTCGACGTTTTCGATGGCGATGGTGTTGCTCAAATGGCTGCCGTTGAAGCTGGTTGACAAGTTTCTTCTTGTCGTTGCCAATTTGACGCTCGGCGACACCACCAGATTAGGCCTCCGCCGCCCAAAAACTGGCCCCATTCAGCTCAAAAATGCCACCGGAAAATCGCCTGTGCTCGACGTAGGCGCCCTTTCCCTTATCAAATCCGGCAAAATTCAG GTAGTGGAAGGAGTGAAGGAGATAACGAAAAACGGTGCAAAATTCTGTGATGGCCAAGAACGGGAATTCGACTCTATAATTCTTGCAACGGGGTACAAGAGCAATGTGCCGACTTGGCTAAAG GGTGAGGATTTCTTCACAAAAGAAGGAATGCCGAAGACACCTTTCCCTCATAGTTGGAAGGGAGAGAACGGATTGTATGCGGTCGGGTTCACAAGAAGGGGGCTTCTCGGAACATCATCGGATGCCGTCAAAATCGCTAAAGACATCGCCGATCAATGGAGGAAAATTAACAAGAGATATTTAGCCAAAGAAATTAAGTTAGGTAGTGAAATATTTGGGAAAATTAGGGAAAATGTCTAG